A window of Vidua macroura isolate BioBank_ID:100142 chromosome 4, ASM2450914v1, whole genome shotgun sequence genomic DNA:
CCGAGAGCCTCCTTcctctgggggtgctggcagggaATGGCAAGCAGCTGCACACGACATGTGGTTCTATTCTGTCCAGGTTATCCATGCTATGAAAGTCACACTCTTAAgtccaggagggagcaggagcttgACTGTGCCACCCTGCCCCGGGCCAGCAGCGATGCCACGGTCGTGCGCAGGAGGACCAAGCTCCCCACGATAACCAGGACAGAAGTAGAAACTCACAGGTTCTCTATCAATGGCCACTTCTACAACCACGAGGTAGGGAATTTTAGGCTTGGCTTTGTCACCTGAGGGACAGGGAACCCTGTCCAGGGAGTTGTGCCTCATGCTCACGCCGTGGTGCGGCTGTTCTTGTCCCCAGACATCAGTTTTCACTCCAGCTTTTGGGTCAGAAACCAAAATAAGAATCAACAGCCAGATGAGGACCAGACAAGTGATAGAACAGTTGCTTCGTAAGTTTAAGGTAAGTCTGCTGGCAGGAGGAAGTGTGGCCGTGTTCTGGAAACATTCATTCCGATGTGCACTCCAGCACTGTGGGAAGGATGGGGAATAACTGAGCGAGGATAGTGCATGGagcagagtggaaaaaaaaaaaaaacccagatggACAATTTTAAATGCATGGGTTGGGTTAATTTTACCAGTGTTTCATGACTCTCAAAGGCCGGAAAGGTTTGACTGGGTGTGGCCACCGGAGAAGTGCAGAAGCGCTTCTGTTACCTCCCGCTCAGTGGGGCGAACGCCGCCTGCTTGCGGCATTCCCAGGCAAAGGCTGCGCGTTATCCCTGGCGGTGCTGCCCTCCCGCGGGACAGCCCCGGGAACTGCAGCTCGcggaaaacagcagcagtgatcCCCAGCGTCTGTCTGGGACGGGCTTTCTCTTAGAGCCGGGCGTATGGAAAGATGAGGAAGGTTAGAGCTAAAAGCACTGCTCAACGTCAGTGCCATGCTGTCtgaagcaactttttttttcccccttggaaTTTCCTCGCAACCATCTCCCACCAACAACGTTGTGTGTGGTCAGAAGTAGCTTTGCCCTTACTGCTGCATATTTCTCAAATATCTTGATTTTGCATGGCTGCTTAGTGTTTAATTTATACTTTAATGGTCTTAAACTTCCCATTTAACTTGTCTAGAGTCTTCACTATTGCAGAATTACTTTGTGTGGTTAGTAAGACTTGTGAGTGTCTTGGAAGGAGAACTTATAGGAGTAATAAGGGAAGGGAATTAGAGAGCAGGTTGTACAGTTGTAGGGAATAAATTAAGTAAGTGTGCAAAGTAAGTGTTCAAAagctctgctgttttctgaatGTGACTGTCAGGCACGAGGGTAGGTCACAGAGGTTTACCTTGATGGCAACGCAGATAGCAGGTCTACGTGTGATCTAAGAGAAGTAAGCTGTAGGAAGTAGTTAAGGATGCTGCAAGGACAGCAGGCAGGAAAGATCTGGGTTCCCAGTGTGTTACTGATTTGGGCAGCATGGGAACACAAGGGTtagggctggcacagggacagtgaaCATGGCAGCACAGCTTTCTGTCTTATCCAGATCCAGTATCTTCTAACTCTTCTACAGACAGGATCCCTGCCTCAGACTTTGATCCAAATCTCTGAGCTGAGACACACAGGGAAAATGTGCTGAGAGGGAAGTGCTGGGAAGATCTGTGAGtctgaatggattttttttttttttttttcccagatagaAAACAGCCCCCATGAGTTTGCACTTTACGTTATCCATGCGTCTGGAGGTAAgccagccactgctgcctgaTCACTTCAGCTCTAATCATTCTCTGTGCCTGTATGGAATGTGTCCCTTGGAGTAGCAGGACTTATGCCAGGCCCCTGTCCTTTTTTGTGCACTGTGTGTGTGGTGTGGCAATTTGCCTTCTCAGGGAGCCTTCAGAGATGTCTCCTCTGAAGAGGAAGAGCTGAATCAGTGTATTGTGGACCCTTTCTGCTGACAGCTTTGGATTGCATATGCTGAGTTCAAAGTACTCACTGTTCAGTTTACTTCCATAGCAGCTTACTCTtaattttccaggaaaaggGAGATTTGATCTTTATTATTTAATGGGAACACCTGAGAGAATAGGAGGGAACTGGGGGAGAAGGTATTTTAAATAGCACAATATTAGAGACCTGATAGGTATCAGGTAATTGCACTCGAGTCAGTATGGGATCTGTGTCAGGAAAAAAGGCTCATGACTGCGGGTGGTAGATGGAGCCCCTGCGGCACGTTCTGTGTTTTATGACACTGTTTATAAATTCCAGAAAAGAAGCAGTTGAGGAGTAGAGATGTTCCCTtgctgcacaggctgctgcaggggcccTCTGAGAAGGTTGCCAAGTTCTTTCTCATGGATGGGGATGTGGAAGAGATCAGCAGCGATGTATGTATATCCTCACTTCTCGTAGTTCATGGAGTTTTTCTCAATGAGCACAGTTAGCAGAGCCTTTCTTGTCTTCTCCTTGTTAGGTTGCTCAGTACATTTCATTTCATCTTCCCTTTTTGGAATCCATTCTGCACAGAATAaatgaagaggaggagcaggagattCAACAGACCACTGCAAGGTAAACAGACACAAAAGGAGGTGTCAGAGAGTCCAGGGCAATCTGTACAATTGTGGCCTGGCTCATGAGGAGAACATAGGGATGTAGGAGAGTAGAACACTGTGATGGGAAGGCTGAAGGGATTGGGAGGGCTTATAATCCTTTCCCTATCCTGTTGCTCTTAAAGATTCCATAATTAATACTGACTACACACAGAGAGGGGTCTTCAGAAAATCTGGACCCTCAGAGTAACTcctctttattttgtttgctgtttgctCTCTGAGCCTTTGACTGGCTCAGTTTGTACTTGCTGCTATTCCCTTGGAAGGTACTATTTCAGTTCTGTAGCATTTAGGCCACATCAGTGCCAGATGTTCCCCTTAAAACTGGAGGTGAATGACAGGAGTCCCCCTGGCAGTAGCTCAAAATGCTCCACAGGTACAAGCCAGGGGAGCTCCCATATTTGTGAGCCTCTGAGTCCATGAGCACtaagaggctgcagcagcacagatctGTTACTGGATGATGGGCTGATAATCATGCTGAATCAAAGTGTCCAGGAAACGTTTAGAAAATAATAGACTTTGCCTGTGTTGGGAAAGTTGGGCATGGAGACAAAAGTTGGGAATGGAATGAAAAGTTGGGAATGTCACACATGTGACAGTTAGTTGGAATGTGGGCTGAAAGTTTGCAGAGGTTATTTAAATGCCTTCTCCCTCTCAGGTACGTAAGAGAGAAGAGGCTGATCCAGCAACACCTTCGCAGTCGAAGTGTTAAAAAAACAGAGACTACGGTGTGATGGGATGGCCCTGGGGAACACTGGAACGGCCCCTCAGGAACACCTGGGCTGCTGAAGGGCAgtcctcactgctgccttctggGGCTGGGACTGAGGAGTGCTTCGGCCTCGGAGAGCACCAGGTGGGAGCAGTCTCTGCTCACCATTAACTCCTGCAGCGCCGGGGTGCAGGCTGGAAGCACCCACGGAGATGCACTACATCACCAAAACAGCAGATGCTGGATCTGACTTGGAACTTAGGCAAAAACTCCCCTGGAAAGCCCAAGGCTTTAAATCCTGCTGATGTGTGACCTGCCATCAAGAGGCTGGCGTAGAAAAATACTGCAATAACCAATGTGCTGATAGAAAATATGCAAACTAGGAATATGTTTATCCCTCTGTTAAAGaaatattgtattatattaGCAGAAAGCTTCTCAGTAGAGCCAAGTGGCAGAagatatttatgtatttaagaCTGCAGGTAGAATTTTCATTTAAGTTATAAAATATCCATGCAAGATGCCTGAAATCCACTGGCTTCAAGCTGGTGGATGCTGAAACTGCTTAAGCTTGGAGCTACTGTTAGGAAAACATAACTGGAAACCCTCCCACTTaggagctgctcagctcttAGCAATGACAGGGAATTTATCACTGAAATACCTCGTGAACTGCAAAGTAAGAACTGACTAAACACTGTTGGGTCCTGAAAGGCATCTCAGTGGTTTTTGTAGCTGGAATAAGTGGTTGTGTTCcttcctgtgttttctgtttgaaagGGAATTGAGAAGTGCTCAGTGAGAGGCTGCGTGTTACAGCCACGGGGGGGCTGGGCCCACGGCCTCCCCAGGGATGCAGtttggctccagcccagccccacacagggcacagctgccaggtcCTTCCTGGCTGAGTTGTGTTCAGTGTTAGAGCTCCAGTTGCAGAgatgtaaataaaagaaatctgtGCCCAGCTCATTGTCCTCCTACAGTAGCTGGTTGTTTTTACCTGGTGTCTGCGCCTTACCTCGGCTGCCTTTGTCTCATGTGGATAACAAATAGTTgtgagggaagaaagggatgTGCAGAACTTGTTGCCTAGAAATTGGATGGAGTAAATCAAATTGTAAAACTTTGTGCTGCCTGAAATCCTGTTACTGGGATGTGAATTCAGCAAGTGAAGGTGAAGGTGCTGAATGAAGCTCCTCAGGTTGGAGCAAGTGTGTTATTTCAAAGTACAGTTTCTAATCCTGCCCAGGAAAATGGTTAGGGACAAGGGAGTCCAGAGGGtagaaaagaataataataaaaataattcacagtTAAGAGGCAGGAATTAAATGACAGTTGGCTTGCAGCTGCACGTGAAAGTTCCTTGAAGCAGCAGGGTGTGCCTCCAAGTGGAAGTATtggaatattaaataatttattgcaCAGCAGAGTGGAAAAGAGGTGTTTCCCAGCAGGTTCTCCAATCCCCTGTGTATGTCCACTCTTCCTAAAATAGGCCATTTTTGCCACCATCTGATGTTCAAGACTTTAATCCTTTTCAATTCTCTTATCTTGCTGAATTGGGACTGCAAAGCTCTGGAAGACAGTTCTGGGATAGGACACAGACCTGATGCTGTTGGCCAGGATTTCAGGGTGAGTGAAATCATGCTGTGACTCTTGTGGGGTTGGTTCTTTGTGAGTGCTGTGCTGTCTAAATGAACCATTTCTGACAAACACAGGCAAGAGCaggggaggaatttcttccaaGGTATTCTGGGACATTCAAGGAAACACAGCAAGGACACACAGGTGATAGAGAAAATGGGGGTCGCTCGGGTTCAGACACAAAGCCATTAACCAAAGAAACAGTGATTACAGTGTATATCTTACCTGAATTTGTACATTTGATCTCATTTGCACTTTCACTTCATAAACTTAGGATTTAAAATgccttcctttgttttgttctgtgacTATTCGggataatataataatatttcatACCAGAAGATGGTGACCACAGCCATACCCTGAATTTCTGTCACTTAGCTTATTGTTTCAGTGGATTTCCATACAGGGATTCAGCCTCCCTCTGAACTAAACGTGCCTTTTTGTCACTTGCTTTGCTTTAAATGCTCCCTTGTGTCACTTTTCCAGTGAGGACCTTCGCATGAAGTGTACAGCGCCTTATGCTGACAGCATTTTCTCACTCCTTTTGATGAGTTCTGGAcgctggaaaaaggaaaatccctGGGCTCAATAGTGTCAGGAGGGTGCCCATGTGTTTGTGACATGATCAgtgaggtggcagcagcaggacctgtCCTGTGACCTTGGCACGGTGTACACAACTTGGACACATTTATCACTGTGAGTGCACATTGGGTTTTGCTCTTCAGCTGAGCTGGCCTTACACTTGGTATTGgtcagaaaaaatactgaaatacagtTCTGGTAGGAAGAATCAGTATAATCTTTTGGGGACGTGCTGTTCAACCATTTCCagaggtgaattttttttttttttaattgataaaaGAGAATGCTTTCTATTGTAACATTTTAAGCCAAGATTTGGGAAAAGAGATAATTAAAGCTTACGGATCAGGGATGGTTTGTTTAAGTTAAGTTAAGGAATATAGCAAAGAGAGGGACATGAGAGAAGTAGGGAAGATTGGATTTACTGGAGGGTAAAGAGGAGCCAAGGCAGGTTTGGGGTATGAAGTTCAGCGGGCTGAgacagcacagggaagggaagagggaaacagAGGCAGGGAATTCAACAGGGAAAATGCTTTGGTCTAAAAGCCCATCATCAGACGAGCTCATTAATAGTCACgagagcaggaggctgggttCGGCTGAACTCGAATCGGTTCGGCAGAACTCGGAACCGCTCTCTGCGTTCGGCTAAGCTCGGCTCGCTTCGGCCAGGCCAGGATCGGAGCTGCTCGTGCGTTCGGCTCGGTTCGGCCGACCTCGTAACGGTCACCTCGGTTCGGCTGATTTCGCGTTGGTTCGGCTGAACGCGGCTCCGTTCCGTTCAGTTCACCTCAGCTGAACTCGGGTCGATTCGGCAAATCTCGGCCACACTCGGCCATTTTCGGCTACACTCGGCCAAACCCGACGTTGCTCCGCAGTGCAATGGCGGCCGCTGGCAGGACGCCCGTCCCCAGCCTGAGCGCCGTGAGGGGACAGCGGGCTGGAACAGCCGCCTCACACCGGGTGCCGGGTGTCCCCGTCCCTGCCCACCCCCGCGTCCCACGGAGCGCGCCCTGCAGCGCAGAACGCGGCCGTCGCTCTCCTCCGGCCTCCCTGTTCCTGCCGTGCCAGCGGCAGCTGCGGCGGGAGCGATTTGccctgaggcagggatggggaaaatCCCCTTGGCTCGGGCTGCAGCGCCGGGAACGAGCGAATGGTGCCTTCAGGTGAGGGGACGGAGGTGTGCAGGAGTCACCTGGCTCGGGTGGGATCCACAGGGGGACGTGTGTCCTTTTAGCACTGCTAAAAGTGCTAAAAAACTGCTGCGTGGGACGAGTTTGTCCCGGGACTTCActcttcagaatttttaaaagtttgttaaGGGGTGAAAGCCGGCGCTGGGGTGCTTGGCTGTTTGCCAAGAGCACCCGGTTACCTTAAAACGTGTTCTCCGTATTCTGTTACATTACAGGCTTGCATGTATATTCATAAGAATTTATACATATTCCAAAGATTCCTTTGAGTTTAGATGTTCTTTTGCTTGGTTTGGCTTGTCT
This region includes:
- the RASSF6 gene encoding ras association domain-containing protein 6, whose translation is MKKVTMKAQHLPSVFINEEKFVTREQLSSLLKNYNSYYSDQENLQLTYNQREGSTPFIEGILSIFWGVRHPIRLKIQDEKQIPSFVTLKSTENVGVFPSKRGMTRWGEFDDLHHISGDTLKSTEEQPDLEQSYPCYESHTLKSRREQELDCATLPRASSDATVVRRRTKLPTITRTEVETHRFSINGHFYNHETSVFTPAFGSETKIRINSQMRTRQVIEQLLRKFKIENSPHEFALYVIHASGEKKQLRSRDVPLLHRLLQGPSEKVAKFFLMDGDVEEISSDVAQYISFHLPFLESILHRINEEEEQEIQQTTARYVREKRLIQQHLRSRSVKKTETTV